A portion of the Paenibacillus marchantiae genome contains these proteins:
- a CDS encoding DUF4272 domain-containing protein, with amino-acid sequence MRNCAIYSSQFDLDQLFEMIQSIYPQDTIERKEDKTHIQVTRKKLFSKKTKGFNIMTSQTHPEEFTAMIQGMLGFLSQIEGKNATLQEKVLIKCSTLNMVVGIETEEDISEEFFNELLHLADALDAVIFWGGGSLLNAQGQLLLDVNGESEVEDYKVTAHTSFLDDARPPSESATQRKERSEQLLTEQGIPFNVHLPARAGDEHTTIRSVEQVADRAVALCIAALKGECLGAGESAEDTAALVQEVIDKYDAASFFSPVERRFVEQHGAEHQEVISFSWGYEAYHVMLWALGYVKELGAPVNLCNVGQDVGYLQQCDDVEAFVAGAQLRSKSEILDAADLIYRYNWVCVDSRVKEQTPPGGLNGGVAYERHRALNWLICYLDQDWDDVRTDT; translated from the coding sequence ATGAGAAATTGTGCGATATACAGCTCGCAGTTTGACCTGGATCAGCTGTTTGAAATGATTCAATCCATATACCCTCAGGATACAATTGAGCGTAAGGAAGACAAAACCCATATTCAAGTTACACGTAAGAAGTTATTTAGTAAGAAGACAAAGGGCTTCAATATCATGACGAGCCAGACCCACCCTGAAGAATTTACTGCAATGATTCAGGGGATGCTGGGATTTCTAAGTCAGATTGAGGGAAAGAATGCTACGCTACAGGAAAAGGTACTTATTAAATGCTCTACACTGAATATGGTTGTTGGGATCGAGACAGAAGAAGACATTTCCGAAGAATTCTTTAATGAATTATTGCATCTGGCCGATGCCCTGGATGCAGTCATCTTCTGGGGAGGTGGCTCCTTGCTGAATGCGCAAGGTCAGCTGCTGTTGGATGTCAACGGAGAATCCGAAGTAGAGGATTACAAAGTGACAGCGCACACCAGTTTTCTGGATGATGCCAGACCCCCGTCGGAATCTGCAACGCAGCGTAAAGAGCGCTCCGAGCAGCTTCTAACGGAGCAAGGAATCCCATTCAATGTTCATTTACCTGCAAGAGCGGGGGATGAGCATACAACGATCCGCAGTGTAGAACAAGTCGCAGATCGCGCGGTAGCCCTCTGTATTGCAGCTCTCAAGGGTGAATGCCTGGGGGCGGGGGAGAGCGCAGAAGATACAGCAGCGCTGGTCCAGGAAGTGATCGACAAGTATGATGCAGCTTCATTCTTTTCACCTGTGGAGAGAAGATTTGTGGAGCAGCATGGGGCAGAGCATCAGGAGGTTATCTCCTTTTCATGGGGATATGAGGCTTATCATGTGATGTTATGGGCGCTTGGCTACGTCAAGGAACTTGGAGCTCCGGTAAATCTTTGTAACGTAGGACAAGATGTAGGGTATTTGCAGCAATGTGACGATGTTGAAGCCTTTGTAGCCGGGGCACAGCTTCGCTCTAAAAGTGAGATTTTGGATGCAGCGGATCTAATCTACCGGTACAACTGGGTGTGTGTAGACAGTCGTGTGAAGGAGCAAACACCTCCCGGGGGTCTGAATGGCGGAGTGGCCTACGAACGTCACCGTGCGCTCAATTGGCTG
- a CDS encoding RtcB family protein, with product MRIVDNIKVWGEPLENAVSQAVTCSQYGDVLGVALMADHHKGYSQPIGGVVAYRNMISPSGVGYDIACGNKAVRTNLMWDDIRDQIAVIMDDINATISFGVGRNNPNPVEHELFDDASWKLFDSIEPGLQHKLKTLARNQLGTVGSGNHFVDIFVEEATGKVWIANHFGSRGFGHKVASGFLNLAAGRAFSGKAPGESMDQPPTLFDLKSEMGDMYWDGMTLAGRYAYAGRDYVIEQVLGILGASAEYSVHNHHNFAWKEQHMGEDVVVVRKGATPLAPGQLGFVGGSMGDISVIVEGIHSEENTESFRSTVHGAGRTMSRTQAAGKMNYKLRTRMGGEISEEQMQAAIRAYGVELRGAGTDESPFVYKKLQDVLNAHAHTLKINHIMRPVGVAMAGGNEFDPYKD from the coding sequence ATGCGTATCGTAGATAACATTAAAGTCTGGGGGGAGCCGCTGGAGAATGCGGTAAGTCAGGCGGTGACTTGCTCGCAGTATGGAGATGTACTGGGCGTGGCTCTAATGGCAGACCATCACAAAGGATATTCACAGCCCATCGGGGGCGTAGTTGCCTACCGGAACATGATCAGTCCGTCAGGGGTTGGATATGATATTGCCTGCGGTAACAAGGCAGTGCGCACCAACCTGATGTGGGATGATATACGGGATCAGATTGCTGTGATTATGGATGATATTAATGCGACCATATCCTTTGGTGTAGGACGCAACAATCCCAACCCTGTGGAGCATGAGCTGTTCGACGATGCCAGCTGGAAGCTGTTTGATTCCATTGAGCCTGGACTACAACACAAGTTGAAGACACTCGCGCGCAACCAGCTCGGGACTGTGGGCAGTGGTAATCATTTTGTTGATATTTTTGTGGAAGAGGCGACGGGTAAAGTATGGATTGCAAACCATTTTGGCAGTCGTGGCTTTGGGCATAAGGTCGCCAGTGGTTTTCTGAATCTGGCTGCCGGACGTGCGTTTAGTGGCAAAGCGCCGGGAGAATCGATGGACCAACCACCAACACTGTTTGACCTCAAGAGTGAAATGGGTGATATGTATTGGGACGGGATGACATTGGCAGGCCGTTATGCTTATGCAGGGCGCGATTATGTGATTGAGCAGGTTCTGGGCATCCTCGGAGCGAGCGCAGAATATTCGGTTCATAACCATCATAACTTTGCCTGGAAAGAACAGCATATGGGCGAAGACGTGGTGGTGGTCCGCAAAGGAGCAACGCCGCTGGCACCGGGCCAGCTCGGTTTTGTGGGCGGAAGCATGGGAGATATCTCGGTGATCGTGGAAGGAATCCACAGCGAAGAGAATACCGAGTCTTTCCGCAGCACCGTGCATGGTGCAGGGCGCACTATGAGCCGAACCCAGGCGGCTGGCAAAATGAATTATAAGCTGCGTACACGCATGGGTGGGGAGATCAGCGAGGAACAGATGCAAGCGGCGATTCGTGCCTATGGTGTGGAGCTTCGGGGTGCAGGAACGGATGAAAGTCCATTTGTGTACAAGAAGCTGCAGGACGTGCTGAATGCGCATGCGCATACCTTGAAAATCAACCATATCATGCGTCCCGTAGGTGTCGCGATGGCCGGGGGCAATGAATTCGACCCGTATAAGGACTAA